From a region of the Coprococcus comes ATCC 27758 genome:
- a CDS encoding gamma carbonic anhydrase family protein, which produces MSSLNISSQAHIASQSVILGDVTIGADSSVFYYAVVRGDEASITIGRRSNIQDNSTVHVDYGFPTVIGDDVTVGHNCVIHGCTIGDASLIGMGSTILNGAKIGKHCLIGAGSLVTQNTVIPDGMLVIGSPAKVKRPLTEEEIQSIYKNAADYVTLSAAQFE; this is translated from the coding sequence ATGTCTTCTTTAAATATTTCATCGCAGGCGCACATTGCCAGTCAGTCCGTCATCCTAGGTGATGTCACTATCGGTGCTGACTCAAGCGTATTCTATTACGCAGTCGTCCGTGGCGACGAGGCATCGATCACGATTGGCAGGCGCAGCAATATCCAGGATAACAGTACCGTCCATGTAGATTACGGTTTTCCGACCGTTATCGGTGATGATGTCACTGTTGGTCACAACTGTGTGATCCACGGCTGTACAATTGGTGACGCGTCTCTAATCGGGATGGGAAGTACGATTTTAAACGGTGCAAAGATTGGAAAGCATTGCCTGATCGGTGCCGGAAGTCTGGTTACTCAGAACACAGTTATTCCGGATGGAATGCTGGTTATCGGAAGCCCGGCAAAAGTAAAAAGACCTCTTACTGAGGAAGAGATCCAGTCAATTTATAAAAATGCTGCAGATTATGTTACATTATCGGCTGCGCAGTTTGAATAG
- a CDS encoding class I SAM-dependent rRNA methyltransferase — MRQAIVTLKKGEGRLLKSGGAWIFDNEIDSIMGEFENGDIVIVHDFDGYGMGRGFINMNSKIRIRMMTRKQDQEIDHAFLEMRVRDAWEYRKKTVDTSSCRVIFGEADFLPGLVIDKFSDVLVVESLALGIDRMKEEIVDILKEVLSEDGITIRGVYERSDAKVRQNEGMERVKGFIGEEFDTKVEIVENGVRYMVDVKDGQKTGFFLDQKYNRLAIQRLCKDAEVLDCFTHTGSFALNAGIAGAKHVTGVDASELGIEQARENARLNGLEDRVEFVCADVFDLLPKLEEEGKQYDVVILDPPAFTKSRKTIKNATKGYREINMRGMKLVKPGGYLATCSCSHFMDYELFTKTIHQAAQNVHKRIRQVEYRTQAPDHPILWSAEESYYLKFYVFQIVDEK, encoded by the coding sequence ATGCGTCAGGCTATAGTGACATTGAAAAAGGGTGAGGGACGTCTGCTGAAATCAGGCGGCGCCTGGATATTCGATAATGAAATTGATTCGATTATGGGAGAATTTGAGAATGGTGATATTGTGATCGTCCATGATTTTGACGGGTACGGAATGGGAAGAGGATTTATCAATATGAATTCTAAGATCCGGATCCGTATGATGACAAGAAAGCAGGATCAGGAGATCGATCATGCATTTCTGGAAATGCGGGTGAGAGATGCGTGGGAATACCGGAAAAAGACAGTAGATACATCAAGCTGCCGTGTGATTTTCGGGGAAGCGGATTTTCTTCCCGGACTGGTGATCGATAAATTCTCAGATGTGTTGGTTGTAGAGTCTCTTGCACTCGGAATTGACCGGATGAAAGAAGAAATCGTGGACATTCTGAAAGAGGTACTTTCAGAAGATGGAATTACGATCCGTGGCGTGTATGAACGAAGCGATGCAAAGGTTCGTCAGAATGAAGGAATGGAGAGAGTCAAAGGCTTTATCGGTGAAGAATTTGATACCAAAGTTGAGATTGTGGAAAATGGTGTCAGATATATGGTTGATGTCAAAGACGGACAGAAGACAGGATTTTTCCTGGATCAGAAATACAATCGTCTGGCAATCCAGAGACTTTGCAAGGATGCAGAGGTGCTGGACTGCTTCACGCACACAGGCTCTTTTGCGCTGAATGCAGGGATTGCAGGGGCAAAGCATGTGACAGGTGTAGATGCTTCAGAACTTGGCATAGAACAGGCAAGAGAGAACGCAAGACTCAATGGATTAGAGGATAGAGTTGAATTTGTCTGTGCAGATGTATTTGACCTGCTTCCAAAGCTGGAAGAAGAAGGAAAGCAGTATGATGTGGTAATCCTGGATCCACCTGCATTTACCAAATCCCGTAAGACGATCAAGAATGCGACAAAGGGATATCGTGAGATCAATATGCGCGGAATGAAGCTGGTAAAACCAGGCGGATATCTGGCAACCTGTTCCTGCTCGCATTTTATGGATTATGAGCTTTTTACGAAGACGATCCACCAGGCAGCGCAGAATGTGCATAAGAGGATCAGACAGGTAGAATACCGGACACAGGCACCGGATCATCCGATTCTGTGGTCTGCAGAAGAATCGTATTATCTTAAATTCTATGTGTTCCAGATCGTGGATGAAAAATAA
- a CDS encoding HAD family hydrolase: protein MKLVIPEYKTLELDTIFLDMNGTIAVDGVIPPSVKERLIALSEQFRIYVLTADTHGNAKAQCEGLPVILETFPTGNAKEYKRELVKATGAKRCVAIGNGRNDEWMLKEAALSIAVMDREGVYGKLLKNADLCVRSMQDGLDLLLYPGRIIAGLRG, encoded by the coding sequence ATGAAACTGGTTATTCCGGAATATAAAACATTAGAACTTGATACGATATTTTTAGATATGAACGGGACGATAGCTGTGGACGGCGTGATCCCGCCGAGTGTGAAGGAACGTCTTATCGCACTTTCAGAGCAGTTCCGAATTTATGTACTGACTGCAGATACGCATGGAAATGCGAAAGCGCAGTGCGAAGGGCTTCCGGTGATCCTGGAGACATTTCCGACAGGTAATGCAAAGGAGTATAAAAGGGAATTGGTAAAAGCAACCGGTGCAAAACGCTGTGTGGCAATCGGTAATGGCAGAAACGATGAGTGGATGCTGAAAGAGGCGGCGCTTTCCATCGCTGTTATGGACCGGGAAGGGGTCTATGGGAAATTATTGAAAAATGCGGATCTCTGTGTCAGATCTATGCAGGATGGACTGGATCTTCTGCTCTATCCAGGTCGGATTATTGCAGGACTCCGTGGATAA
- a CDS encoding gamma-glutamyl-gamma-aminobutyrate hydrolase family protein, with protein MKPVVGILCCGFDGKNQFVTDTYVRAVRISGGIPLLIPILPQDFPINSYLDICDGFLLPGGGDFTPFLFNEDPLPGVGQTNLSVDLFQIHFAEEILKRHLPVIGICRGMQVLNAACGGSIYQDLSCQPGDPFLHMQTSQNRSDMWHQIFIAKDSHLHELTGDTLYTNSFHHQSVHLLGKNVHACAHTSDGTVEAIEIEGQPFALGVQWHPESMFFTSPCMRELFSLFVRSMLPGTD; from the coding sequence ATGAAACCAGTTGTTGGAATCTTATGCTGTGGCTTCGACGGCAAAAACCAGTTTGTAACCGATACCTATGTGCGGGCAGTCCGCATTTCCGGAGGAATCCCCCTGCTGATACCGATTCTTCCTCAGGATTTCCCGATCAATTCTTATCTTGACATATGCGATGGATTTCTGCTCCCCGGAGGAGGTGATTTTACACCGTTTCTCTTCAATGAAGATCCACTTCCAGGTGTAGGACAGACCAATCTTTCTGTAGATCTTTTCCAGATTCATTTTGCAGAGGAAATCTTAAAACGTCATCTTCCGGTAATCGGCATCTGCCGGGGTATGCAGGTGCTCAACGCCGCCTGTGGCGGAAGTATCTACCAGGATCTTTCCTGTCAGCCCGGAGATCCTTTTCTGCATATGCAGACCTCACAGAACCGCAGCGATATGTGGCACCAGATTTTCATCGCCAAAGACAGCCATCTTCATGAACTGACCGGAGACACTCTGTATACCAATAGTTTCCACCATCAGTCCGTTCATCTGCTCGGAAAAAATGTCCATGCATGTGCACACACTTCTGATGGCACAGTTGAGGCAATTGAAATCGAAGGACAGCCTTTTGCACTTGGCGTTCAGTGGCATCCGGAATCCATGTTTTTTACTTCTCCATGTATGCGGGAATTGTTTTCGCTTTTCGTCCGGTCGATGCTTCCCGGAACAGATTAA
- a CDS encoding HAD family hydrolase, with product MKAVLFDMDGILIDTEKYLTVYKQKAMREAGYRLDLETAYKFRSCASVFAREQMKGIFGEDFPYDELRRRRQELMSDHIARFGIEKKPYVEETIKELKRRGYQTAVVTATAEDRAVRYLEMVGFKELFDEIISASMVKLGKPRPDVYLYACEKIGRKPEECMAVEDSPNGVNAAYQAGCHVTMVPDLTPADEEVKKMADHVVPDLRGLLEYLK from the coding sequence ATGAAAGCAGTACTTTTTGATATGGATGGCATCCTGATCGATACAGAGAAATATCTGACAGTATACAAACAAAAGGCAATGCGGGAGGCAGGATACCGGCTGGATCTGGAAACGGCATACAAATTCCGCAGCTGTGCATCCGTATTTGCAAGAGAGCAGATGAAGGGAATTTTTGGAGAGGATTTCCCATACGATGAGCTCAGACGGCGCAGACAGGAGCTGATGAGTGATCATATTGCGCGTTTCGGAATTGAGAAGAAACCGTATGTGGAAGAGACGATCAAGGAGCTGAAAAGACGTGGTTATCAGACGGCAGTCGTGACGGCTACAGCGGAAGACAGGGCTGTGCGTTATCTGGAAATGGTCGGATTTAAAGAGCTGTTTGATGAAATCATCAGTGCATCTATGGTGAAATTGGGAAAACCGAGACCGGATGTGTATCTCTATGCCTGTGAGAAGATCGGGCGGAAGCCTGAAGAGTGCATGGCGGTCGAAGATTCACCGAACGGGGTAAATGCGGCTTACCAGGCGGGCTGCCATGTGACGATGGTTCCGGATCTGACACCTGCAGACGAAGAGGTCAAAAAGATGGCAGATCATGTCGTTCCAGACCTGCGAGGACTTCTGGAATATCTGAAATAA
- the tig gene encoding trigger factor: MKKKLAVLAAGICALSLFLTGCSGEISNDYVTITKYKGVEIDKVDADAVSDNDVEAQINSVLQSKSTTTEVTDRAAQTGDTVTIDYEGKKDGVAFDGGTATDAQLTLGSGQFIDGFEDGVVGHNIGDTFDLDLTFPENYGNEDLAGQAVVFTVTLKGISQTDVPELTDEFVQSVSDTSKTVEEYKKEIKKSLKKNGKENQQNTIKENAWKAVLENTTVNKYPKKDLKNMISSIKTQYKNMASYYNLDFADFLKQYMNMDEETFNSKATQAAKDQVKANLAADLIIEKAKIDVSDKTLEKKYKEYAKAYGYEDVDALKKALEDAGNLENLEKTARLDIVEDWVADNCKQVKSTSSDSSKSGSNSTGSTGSTENTK; the protein is encoded by the coding sequence ATGAAAAAGAAATTAGCAGTACTGGCAGCAGGTATCTGTGCATTGTCATTATTTCTTACCGGATGCTCCGGTGAGATTTCCAATGATTATGTTACGATTACAAAATATAAAGGTGTGGAGATTGATAAAGTAGATGCGGATGCGGTATCGGATAATGATGTAGAAGCACAGATCAACAGTGTACTTCAGTCTAAATCAACTACAACAGAAGTTACAGACCGTGCAGCACAAACCGGAGATACGGTAACGATTGACTACGAAGGAAAGAAAGATGGTGTGGCATTTGATGGTGGAACAGCGACAGATGCACAGCTTACATTAGGAAGTGGTCAGTTTATTGACGGATTTGAGGATGGCGTTGTCGGACACAATATTGGCGATACTTTTGATCTGGATCTGACTTTCCCGGAGAACTATGGAAATGAAGATCTTGCAGGTCAGGCAGTCGTATTTACCGTTACACTGAAGGGAATCAGCCAGACCGATGTACCGGAACTTACAGATGAATTTGTACAGAGTGTTTCTGATACTTCCAAGACGGTGGAAGAGTACAAAAAGGAAATTAAAAAATCTCTGAAAAAAAACGGCAAAGAAAACCAGCAGAATACAATCAAGGAAAATGCATGGAAAGCAGTACTTGAGAACACAACTGTGAACAAGTATCCGAAGAAGGATCTGAAGAATATGATCAGTTCGATCAAGACACAGTATAAGAATATGGCATCTTATTATAACCTTGATTTTGCAGATTTCCTTAAACAGTATATGAATATGGATGAGGAAACTTTTAATTCAAAGGCAACCCAGGCTGCAAAGGATCAGGTAAAGGCCAACCTTGCGGCAGATCTGATCATTGAGAAAGCAAAGATCGATGTGTCAGATAAGACACTTGAGAAGAAGTATAAGGAGTATGCAAAGGCTTACGGATACGAAGATGTAGATGCACTCAAAAAAGCACTGGAAGATGCTGGAAACCTGGAGAATCTGGAGAAGACAGCAAGACTGGATATCGTAGAAGACTGGGTAGCAGACAACTGCAAGCAGGTGAAAAGTACTTCATCTGACAGCAGCAAAAGCGGTTCAAACAGTACAGGAAGTACCGGCAGCACAGAAAATACAAAATAG
- a CDS encoding DUF1934 domain-containing protein, which yields MTQDVLLTISGLHDMVFADPEENEENEPIEVITPASYYWKNGKHYILYDEVMEGIPGVVKNKIKITGEDSMEIMKSGITNAHMVFEKNQMNVTYYDTPYGQLHVGIHTRKLDVNVDDERIDIAVEYGLDVNHEATADCRIAMSIRPKAQAEEAISGK from the coding sequence ATGACACAGGATGTATTATTGACGATTTCCGGACTGCATGATATGGTATTTGCAGATCCGGAAGAAAATGAAGAGAATGAGCCGATCGAAGTGATCACTCCGGCGAGCTATTACTGGAAGAACGGAAAGCATTATATTCTTTATGATGAAGTAATGGAAGGGATTCCGGGGGTGGTTAAGAATAAGATCAAGATCACCGGTGAAGATTCGATGGAGATCATGAAGAGCGGAATTACGAATGCACATATGGTATTTGAGAAGAATCAGATGAATGTCACATATTATGATACACCGTATGGGCAGCTTCATGTTGGAATTCATACACGGAAGCTGGATGTGAATGTGGATGATGAGCGAATTGATATTGCTGTGGAGTACGGGCTTGATGTGAATCATGAAGCGACGGCAGACTGCCGGATCGCAATGAGCATAAGACCGAAAGCACAGGCAGAGGAAGCAATTTCAGGAAAATAA
- the pfkA gene encoding 6-phosphofructokinase, producing the protein MAEKVIRTIGVLTSGGDAPGMNAAIRAVVRTALGKGLKVRGIRRGYSGLLNEEIIDLSARDVSDTIQRGGTILLTARCEEMRTPEGQQKAAAICKKYGIDGLVVIGGDGSFKGAQKLSDFGVNTIGLPGTIDLDIACTEYTIGFDTAVNTAMEAIDKVRDTSTSHERCSIIEVMGRDAGYLALWCGIANGAEKILLPEEHDYDEAKIIADIKESRKRGKKHYIIINAEGIGDSMNMAKRIEKETGMETRATILGHMQRGGSPTAKDRVYASIMGSLAVDLLLEGKTNRVVGYKHGEYIDFDINEALAMQKGIPEYQYDIAKQLAI; encoded by the coding sequence ATGGCAGAAAAAGTAATCAGAACTATCGGCGTATTGACCAGTGGTGGAGACGCACCGGGAATGAACGCTGCAATCCGTGCAGTTGTAAGAACCGCATTGGGAAAAGGACTGAAGGTAAGAGGAATCAGAAGAGGTTATTCAGGACTTCTTAACGAGGAAATTATTGATTTAAGTGCCAGAGATGTATCAGACACGATCCAGAGAGGTGGAACGATTCTTCTGACAGCCCGTTGCGAGGAAATGCGTACACCAGAAGGACAGCAGAAAGCAGCAGCAATCTGTAAGAAATATGGAATTGACGGTCTGGTAGTTATCGGAGGAGACGGTTCCTTCAAGGGAGCACAGAAATTATCTGATTTTGGAGTAAATACAATCGGACTTCCGGGAACGATCGATCTTGATATCGCATGTACAGAATACACAATCGGATTCGATACAGCGGTTAATACAGCGATGGAAGCAATTGACAAAGTACGTGATACATCTACATCACATGAAAGATGTAGTATTATCGAAGTTATGGGACGTGATGCGGGATACCTTGCACTGTGGTGTGGTATTGCCAATGGAGCAGAGAAGATTCTTCTTCCTGAGGAACATGACTACGATGAAGCAAAGATCATTGCAGACATCAAAGAAAGCAGAAAACGCGGTAAAAAGCATTACATTATCATCAATGCCGAAGGTATCGGTGATTCTATGAATATGGCAAAGAGAATCGAAAAAGAGACGGGTATGGAGACACGTGCTACTATTCTTGGTCATATGCAGCGTGGAGGAAGCCCGACAGCAAAAGACAGAGTTTATGCATCTATCATGGGATCTCTTGCTGTAGATCTTCTTCTTGAAGGAAAAACAAACCGTGTAGTAGGATACAAACATGGCGAGTATATTGACTTCGATATCAACGAAGCACTGGCAATGCAGAAAGGAATTCCGGAGTACCAGTACGATATCGCAAAACAGCTTGCCATCTAA